The segment cccATTGCAACCgtgcgttgcgggaacagacccaacggttaGGCATTTGGTCCAATATCTAATACCGATACACTGGTATCAgtattgtcagccacagtcgccccttacgACCCccttagggtatctttccagtcaactttggccagctcctctctcatggctccatagtcccctttattcaactgtaacactgacacctccgatttacccttctcccactccaattgtagattaaaacttatcatattatggtcattacctcctaatggccccttaacctcaagttcctttatcaaatccggttcattacataacattaaATCCAGATTGCTTTTTCCCTGTtacgctccaatacaagctgttctaagaatccatcacggaggctctCCTACAAAAACGGCGACATTTTTCTTATTTCGCTGGCGATTttcgctgctgccgcccggcgctcctccactccccccccccccccccccccctggcccgGCTCTCTCACGCTGGCTCAAGCCAAAGATCAGCTCTTACCCCGATGCTTTTCGCCGTGCTCGGAAAAGCAGAGCCGACGCATTaacggcctgtcagcccgcaggcgcattcagggcgtacgcagcgtctcaacgtcgtatgcagcgtctcgacgtcgtacgcagcgttctccccccccccggctGTGCTTGGAAAAGAAGTGGGGGAACAGCCGATCTTTGGCttgagccagcgtgacagagccggcgcgctaacggcctgtcggcctgcaAGCGCATTGagagcgtacgcagcgtctcgacgggcgcaAGCGGCATCTTGCTAGGGTACGCCTGGCCGGCAGACTCACTCACCATCACGCCTGCCCGCCCACTCCCCCATCCCGCGCGTCAACGGATTGCCGgctcgcaggcgcattgagggcgtacgcagcgtctcgacatcgtacgcagcgtcttgacatcgtacgcagcatctggatggcgtacgcctagcgcgtggcgttgcgtgatgacgccagctcctccctcatggctccatagtcccctttattcaactgtaacactgacacctccaatttacccttctcccactccaattgtagattaaaactgaccatattatggtcactaccttctaatggctccttaacctcaagttcctttatcaaatccagttcattacataacattaaATCCAGATTGCTTTCTCCCTGGTTCGCTCCaatacaagttgctctaagaatccatcacggaggcactccacagaaTCCCTTTCTTGGGtagagtaccaacctgattttcccagtctatctgcgTGTTGGAATTTCCCATAACAACCGTGGcactacctttactacatgccaattttaactcctgattcaacttgcaccctatattcaGGCTacggtttgggggcctgtagataagtcccattagggtctttttacccttacaattccttagttctatccatacagactccacatctcctgtttcaatgtcaccccttgcatttcattcctcaccaacagagctaccccaacccctctgcccacctgtctgtcttttcgataggaggtatacccttgaatattcagttctcagccttggccctcttgcagccatgtctctgtaattcccaccacATCATactaatttctaactgagcctcaagctcgtccactatatttcttatactttgcgcattcatatacaacactttgacctcggtattcacctcccctctcacaccgctcgcaattggccctgaccttactctcttatcccttctccaacttaccttcccattaattctggaaTCTTTTGTAACTGtttctgtactcacttcccctgctactccatctttatactcccaatttgtcaatccctcccccccccactatttacttTCAACCcgcacgtgtagcactagcaaacctgcctgccagaacgataGATCcctctccagttaaggtgtaacccgtcccttttgtacaggtcacccctacctcaGAAGAGATCGCAGTGGTCTATCAATCAAgtcagagacccatgtttgatcctgaccatgggtgctgtctgtaaggagtttgtacgttctccctgtgactgtgtggaactTCTCCTAGTGTTCCAGTTGATGTGCAGAGtctttaggttaattggtttctgtaatatTGTCCTTatgagtgtaggatagaaattGGCCATTGTACATTGAaggaaaacactgcagatgctggcttagaccagctggttaattggcttccgtaaattgccccttgggtgtgggatagtgtgcggtgatcactggtcagcgtggacttggtgggttaaagggcctgtttccacgttgtatctctaaagtttagagtctaacctaaactaaacaaatcttaaCTCAACTaagaatcccgacccaaaacgtcacttatcacaGAGATGCaacgacccaatgagttactccagcgcttggtGTCCTGTCAGGTACAGGTTATGTTTGCCAGTTGAATGGAGAAGATCCAAGAGAAGTCCCAGCCCATACTTGCTTTGACGGTTGTTTCTTGCTGTGACATTTGTGGTTTGACACAAGAGTGAGACACAAGAAATGAAACACCATGCAACCTTGAACATGCTCAAATCATTTTAATAGATGATAGAAAATACACGACCACCACCTTCGTTAACTGAGCCACAGACAATGTCATTAAGAATGACCATTAGATACGATCATTGCAGGATTTAGTAGTGACAGCATTAATTAGAAGAAAGCCCTGGACTGAGGGTGTGAACATCCCAATAGGATGTAAACCTGGATTTTCAATAGGATTCCCAAATGCTGCTGCATTCATATTTTGGAGAGGGAGTGAGGATATTGGACACGGATAATTGCAGATTTTGGTTATGAAAGAGAGTCACAAACCAGAATTAGCTTCCACTGCAGGGAGATTGAAGCGATCCAGTCTTTAGCATCATGAGTGGCACAGATAGTGAAAGACCGTGAGAACGGTATAAGGAGTGTTGGATTTAAATGAGATTACTGATTACATTAACGTAGCAAATAAGGAGATCGATCAATGGTTCCTCGAGTTGCTGGAAGCAAACTGCAGGATGCAACCTGTAAGGCAAGTATTCCCCACAGAGTCGAGGAGACTCGTAAACGCAGGAACATATTGAGGCCCTATTTACAGCTGGATTTATCCATATCCTTGTATTCTTCATTGTACGTGGGTTGTGCTTTGGCAAAGCAAACGGCCGCTTTGCGATCACATTCACAGGCAATCTTCgcacattttttatttttacctGAAAAGAAACAGAACGCATTATTTAGAACATATTGCCCATGGATTGTGAAGAAAATAATTTTCCAAGCCTATCCTGGACCATACTCACTGTCGCAAGTCACGGTATTTTTTGAACAGGTGAACTTGTAGCCCACAACTTTGGGGTTCCTGTGCAATATGCAGTGCTTGTTCTTAGCCGCGCCATAACATTCGTCGTGTGTCTGACAGCACCTGCAAGAACATGGGTCATGTCAGGTAGGAAACACTGCAACCATAACCAACACAACACTTTGACTGATGGtttgcagcagcacaaacatCACATGCAGCAAAATAGTCCCGAGGTGATCAGAGCGGAACCAGCCTGAGTAGGTTTGAGATCCACATTGGACCTGTGGGCGATGCGGTGGGATACTCATTGTGGGATGGGAATGCTTGCAACCAGGAGCTGCCTGAAGTCAGGCAGGAAcagtgagggcggcacggtggcgcagcggtagagttgctgttacccgggttcaatccagacctcgggtcatatctgtgtggagtttgcatgttctccctgtaacccaatGTCCTCAGGTGCTAaactcaggtgctccagtttcccccccataccccaaagatgtgcgggtttgtaggttaattgtgctctgtaaattaccccttgtgTGCCGGGACTGTCGACTAGTGTgaacgatggttggcatggacccgatgggccaaatggcctgtttccatgctgtatctataaactaacatGGCTCCAACCCCTAGGCGACAATACAAGTCAGTGGCACCCAAGAATATTCCCAAAAACATACATTTCACAGCTCATGGGAAAATCTATTGGGATATTCTGAATGTGAAGAATGAACGGC is part of the Amblyraja radiata isolate CabotCenter1 chromosome 25, sAmbRad1.1.pri, whole genome shotgun sequence genome and harbors:
- the LOC116987177 gene encoding phospholipase A2, minor isoenzyme-like, with the translated sequence MLGLLLVLLLPGCLPPGVAGGDTESIQPRNLLQFRKLIKCTIPGSKPTRTFNNYGCYCGLGGQGKPVDDLDRCCQTHDECYGAAKNKHCILHRNPKVVGYKFTCSKNTVTCDSKNKKCAKIACECDRKAAVCFAKAQPTYNEEYKDMDKSSCK